The following coding sequences are from one Prochlorococcus sp. MIT 1314 window:
- the metH gene encoding methionine synthase, producing the protein MESFRTYLNRDEKPLIIFDGGTGTSFQNLNITADDFGGKELEGCNENLVLSSPEVVEKVHNSFLEAGCHVIETNTFGASSIVLDEYDIAHKAYEINKNAAFIAKKAAAKYSSVDKPRFVAGSIGPTTKLPTLGHIDFDELKQSYKEQIYGLIDGGVDLLLIETCQDVLQIKSALLASKEILESRNIDIPLMVSITMETTGTMLVGSDIASALTILEPFNIDILGLNCATGPEQMKEHIKYLSENSPFAISCIPNAGLPENIGGVAHYRLKPIELKMQLMNFIYDFNVQLIGGCCGTTPEHIKYLSSIIDEIIDNERTTNNGKKNSSGFIPSASSIYNSVPYKQDNSILIVGERLNASGSKKVRELLNNDDWDGLVAIAKQQQKENAHVLDVNVDYVGRDGVKDMKEITSRLVTNINLPLMIDSTDADKMESGLKSAGGKCIINSTNYEDGNERFDQVLNLALGYGSGLVVGTIDEDGMARNSEKKYKIVKRAINRTRECGLSDYELFFDPLALPISTGIEEDRLNAKETISAILKIRENFPDIHIILGISNISFGLSPLSRINLNSIFLDECIKAGLDSAIIAPNKILPLSKISEETKKLCLDLIYDKREFEDDICIYDPLVELTKAFQDLSIQDFKKASSENKNLTLEESLKNHIIDGEKIGLEDQLIKALKKYKPLEIINTYLLDGMKVVGDLFGSGQMQLPFVLQSAETMKFAVSILEPYMETVDEKISNGKLLIATVKGDVHDIGKNLVDIILTNNGYDVINLGIKQDVSAIIDAQKKHNADCIAMSGLLVKSTAFMKDNLEAFNNENISVPVILGGAALTPKFVNEDCSKIYKGKILYGKDAFTDLKFMNEYMDNKKKGNWSNTEGFINNKGININLASSKSNSQALKKSISIRTETSKLNLKENFIRSKFISEEDPIQAPFLGTKVLNDVDIDLNKLIFYLDTKALFSGQWQIKKGKNQSVDEYNNYLDSYAKPLLDKWLEIIIEKKLISPKAVYGYFRCGRKDNSIFLFDEKSLNKISQFNFPRQKSGNNLCIADFYCDLKNDKPIDIFPMQAVTMGDIASEYSQKLFKQDKYSDYLLFHGLTVQLAEALAEYVHALIRIECGFRSEEPDKNREVLAQKYRGARYSFGYPACPKVSDSNIQLSLLDAKRINLTMDESEQLHPEQSTTAIISLHSKAKYFSA; encoded by the coding sequence ATGGAATCTTTCAGAACCTATCTAAATAGAGATGAAAAACCATTAATTATTTTTGACGGAGGTACTGGAACATCTTTTCAGAACTTAAATATTACTGCAGATGACTTTGGAGGAAAAGAATTAGAGGGATGTAATGAAAACCTTGTTTTATCATCGCCAGAGGTTGTTGAGAAGGTTCATAATTCATTTTTAGAAGCAGGTTGTCATGTTATAGAAACTAATACATTTGGAGCCTCATCAATAGTTCTTGATGAATATGATATTGCGCATAAGGCTTATGAGATAAATAAAAATGCGGCATTTATAGCAAAAAAAGCTGCTGCCAAATACTCATCAGTTGATAAACCAAGGTTTGTAGCAGGTTCAATTGGGCCAACAACTAAATTACCTACCTTAGGACATATAGATTTTGATGAATTAAAGCAATCATATAAAGAACAAATTTATGGTCTTATAGATGGAGGTGTTGATCTTCTTTTGATTGAAACTTGTCAGGATGTTTTACAAATTAAATCTGCCTTATTAGCATCAAAAGAAATTCTTGAAAGTAGAAATATTGATATACCTTTAATGGTATCTATAACAATGGAAACAACAGGTACTATGCTTGTTGGATCTGATATTGCATCTGCTTTAACAATATTAGAGCCATTTAATATAGATATCCTTGGACTTAATTGTGCAACTGGTCCAGAGCAAATGAAGGAACATATTAAATATTTGTCTGAAAATTCTCCCTTCGCTATAAGCTGTATTCCCAATGCAGGTCTTCCTGAAAATATTGGAGGTGTGGCTCACTATAGATTAAAACCAATAGAATTAAAGATGCAATTAATGAATTTTATATATGACTTTAATGTTCAATTAATAGGTGGATGTTGTGGGACAACACCTGAACATATAAAATACCTGTCTTCAATAATCGATGAAATTATTGATAATGAAAGGACTACCAACAATGGTAAGAAAAATTCAAGCGGTTTTATTCCATCTGCCTCATCAATATATAACTCTGTTCCATATAAACAAGACAATTCAATTTTGATAGTAGGAGAAAGATTAAATGCAAGTGGATCTAAAAAGGTAAGGGAGTTATTAAATAACGACGATTGGGATGGCTTAGTTGCAATTGCCAAGCAACAACAAAAAGAAAATGCTCACGTTCTTGATGTAAATGTCGATTATGTAGGAAGAGACGGAGTTAAAGATATGAAAGAAATAACTTCAAGACTTGTTACCAATATAAATTTACCATTAATGATTGACTCTACAGATGCTGACAAAATGGAAAGTGGATTAAAGTCAGCTGGTGGTAAATGTATTATAAATTCAACCAATTACGAAGATGGCAATGAAAGGTTTGATCAAGTTCTAAATTTAGCCTTAGGGTATGGTTCAGGTCTTGTTGTCGGAACAATTGATGAAGATGGAATGGCAAGGAATTCAGAAAAAAAATATAAGATTGTCAAACGAGCGATTAATAGAACAAGAGAATGTGGTTTGTCAGATTATGAGCTATTTTTTGATCCATTAGCTTTGCCAATATCTACAGGGATAGAAGAAGATAGATTAAACGCTAAAGAAACTATTAGTGCTATATTAAAAATTCGTGAAAATTTCCCAGATATTCATATCATACTTGGGATATCAAACATTAGTTTTGGTCTTTCACCATTATCAAGAATTAATCTAAATTCAATATTTTTAGATGAATGCATTAAAGCAGGATTAGATTCTGCTATCATCGCACCAAATAAAATTTTGCCATTATCAAAAATATCTGAAGAAACTAAAAAGCTTTGCTTAGATTTGATTTATGATAAAAGAGAATTTGAGGATGATATTTGTATTTATGATCCATTAGTAGAATTAACAAAGGCTTTTCAAGATTTATCTATTCAAGATTTCAAAAAAGCATCTTCAGAAAATAAAAACCTAACTCTTGAAGAAAGTCTGAAGAATCATATTATTGATGGAGAAAAAATAGGATTAGAGGATCAATTAATTAAAGCGTTAAAAAAATATAAACCTCTTGAAATAATTAATACCTATTTACTAGATGGGATGAAAGTTGTAGGAGATTTATTTGGCTCAGGTCAAATGCAATTGCCATTTGTACTCCAATCCGCTGAAACAATGAAATTTGCTGTTTCAATTTTAGAACCATATATGGAAACTGTAGATGAAAAAATATCAAATGGAAAACTCTTAATTGCAACTGTCAAAGGCGATGTACATGATATTGGAAAAAATTTGGTAGATATAATACTTACAAATAATGGTTATGACGTAATAAATCTAGGAATAAAGCAAGATGTTTCAGCAATTATAGATGCACAAAAAAAACACAATGCAGATTGCATCGCTATGAGCGGATTACTTGTTAAATCAACTGCTTTTATGAAAGATAATTTAGAGGCTTTTAACAATGAAAATATTAGTGTACCAGTAATATTAGGAGGTGCAGCCTTAACCCCAAAATTTGTAAATGAGGACTGCAGCAAAATATATAAAGGGAAAATATTGTACGGAAAAGATGCGTTCACTGATCTTAAATTCATGAATGAATATATGGATAATAAGAAAAAGGGTAATTGGTCAAATACAGAGGGTTTCATTAACAATAAGGGTATAAATATTAATTTAGCCTCATCAAAATCCAACTCTCAGGCTCTTAAAAAATCAATATCTATACGTACCGAGACTTCCAAATTAAATTTAAAAGAAAATTTTATAAGATCTAAATTTATAAGTGAAGAAGATCCAATTCAAGCCCCTTTCTTGGGAACGAAAGTCTTGAACGATGTTGATATAGATTTAAATAAGTTAATATTTTATTTAGATACAAAAGCTCTATTTAGCGGGCAATGGCAAATAAAAAAAGGAAAAAACCAAAGCGTAGATGAATACAATAACTATTTGGATTCATATGCTAAACCATTGTTAGATAAATGGTTAGAGATAATTATAGAGAAAAAACTTATATCACCCAAAGCAGTTTATGGATATTTCAGATGCGGGAGAAAAGATAATAGTATTTTCTTATTTGATGAGAAATCATTAAATAAAATTTCCCAATTTAATTTTCCACGACAAAAATCTGGCAATAATTTATGCATAGCTGATTTTTATTGTGATTTAAAAAATGATAAACCCATAGATATATTTCCTATGCAGGCAGTAACCATGGGCGATATTGCTAGTGAATATTCTCAAAAATTATTTAAACAAGATAAATATAGCGATTATTTGTTATTCCATGGACTTACAGTGCAATTAGCAGAAGCTCTAGCTGAGTATGTCCATGCATTAATTCGTATTGAGTGTGGTTTTAGGTCTGAAGAACCAGACAAAAATAGAGAAGTACTAGCTCAAAAATATAGAGGAGCTAGATATTCTTTTGGTTATCCTGCATGTCCAAAAGTATCTGATTCAAACATACAATTATCATTGTTGGATGCAAAAAGAATAAACTTGACCATGGATGAATCTGAACAACTTCATCCAGAACAAAGTACTACAGCTATCATTTCACTACACTCAAAAGCTAAATATTTCAGCGCTTAA
- the cobN gene encoding cobaltochelatase subunit CobN has product MHRILNIAGNEKNKDDLIEQPAADFIFITSVKADLNLLSNLLLEKEFASLKNNIRALEISNLNSSAQIDNYLLKTINYAKVVVLRIFGDKGTWNYGIEQLLNWQAVNKKRKLVILSGTIDQEISLCEISSIDKNIALNISRLLRSGGLENYRKFLNCLNYLVLDEKLIPDKFLNITFYADPYLHDWKNEKGEKIGIISYKSLFLANEIEVNEKLNLQLRKCGLSPKTFFISTLKDHIIQKKLIDIFKKEDIKLIITTTSFSSSQIKNNDLIENTTNIFTSLKIPILQLLSSNRSRKKWLNSSIGMNSSDLLMQIIIPEFDGRITTCPSAFKEIISTKNTLYSEITSYKADQVGIQWISKFATNYVKLQKLNNFDKRICLVISNYPVKNGRIGNGVGLNTPSSIINILNWLKEEGYDLGSCNYPQDSSELMSMLIKTRTNDIESQNNKPLDYLPLSEYIKYWNYLELDPKNIIVNRWGKPSDAIDLDNKGFSINGLRFGKITLLIQPQRGYDAFTDRDIHSPDLPPPHRYLAQYFWIEKVFDANAMCHIGKHGTVEWLPGKSIGLSNKCFPNIICPAIPNIYPFIVNDPGEGSQAKRRTAATIIDHLTPPLDRSELYGKYSILENYLDEYFEAKLLNSNRIEIIEKSIYELIKKDFSEITLKNKNNQIEEIDSFLCKIKESQIRTGLHIFGNRHNDINEINLFLCIARVPNANRIGVIQYIAKHLKLDLNPWTNQYDQMLSEKDKKILLTFSNKNILNFRMAIDFLEEQAKYLIYLFFYKKNNNIKNLEKYKNQKIIDYFFNEKKHNKYFLLLKKEILYPIINSSYNEKLSFINSLNGQYVKSGPSGAPTRGKTEALPTGKNFFSVDSRGLPTESAWSVGCQSASQILDLYKQDNGEDLKNIAISVWATSTMRNGGEEICQILNLLGVQPIWDGPSRRVIDLEIIPLSVLERPRVDVTLRISGMFRDAFPQLVKLTSKAINLVSNLNEDDKFNPLAGALRDGDSINRIFGSAPGSYGAGLQELISNSNWENIDDFGESFLNWSKWIYSDNLEPIEDKKSLENALKNVQLVVHNQDNKEHDILDSDDYYQFQGGLSSAVKKLSGKLPEMYHGDLSKFGLSKISKLQDEINKVVISRILNPKWINGMKDNGYKGAFEFSATIDYLYAFDASTEVVSDWCYEEVYKSWLCDRDLRNFFLENNPWALRDIAQRFLEIVNRKMWNNCSYDVIENLKKIIINTDSIIEKNEF; this is encoded by the coding sequence ATGCACAGGATATTAAATATTGCAGGAAATGAAAAGAATAAGGATGATTTAATTGAGCAACCAGCTGCAGATTTTATTTTTATAACAAGTGTCAAGGCTGATTTAAATCTATTATCAAATTTATTGTTAGAAAAAGAATTTGCTTCATTAAAAAATAATATAAGAGCTTTAGAAATTTCAAATTTAAATTCCTCAGCGCAAATAGATAATTATTTATTAAAAACAATTAATTATGCAAAAGTTGTCGTACTTAGAATATTTGGAGATAAAGGTACATGGAACTATGGAATTGAACAACTTTTAAATTGGCAAGCAGTTAATAAAAAAAGGAAGTTAGTAATCCTATCAGGTACAATTGATCAGGAAATTTCCTTATGTGAAATAAGTAGTATAGATAAAAATATTGCATTAAATATTTCTAGATTACTAAGATCTGGAGGACTGGAAAATTATAGAAAGTTTCTTAATTGTTTAAATTATTTAGTTTTAGATGAAAAATTAATTCCTGATAAGTTTTTGAATATTACTTTTTATGCAGATCCCTATTTACATGATTGGAAAAATGAAAAAGGCGAAAAGATAGGAATAATATCCTATAAATCACTTTTTTTGGCTAATGAAATTGAAGTAAACGAAAAACTTAACTTGCAATTAAGAAAATGCGGACTATCTCCTAAAACATTTTTTATTTCAACACTAAAAGATCATATTATTCAGAAAAAATTAATAGACATTTTTAAAAAAGAAGATATTAAACTAATAATTACCACAACTTCATTTTCTTCATCTCAAATCAAAAATAACGATTTAATTGAAAATACAACAAATATTTTTACTTCTCTTAAAATTCCAATTTTACAGCTTCTTTCGTCTAATAGATCAAGGAAAAAGTGGTTAAATTCATCTATTGGAATGAATTCATCTGATTTATTAATGCAAATAATTATTCCCGAATTTGATGGAAGAATTACTACCTGTCCTTCAGCATTTAAGGAAATAATTTCTACCAAAAATACACTATATAGTGAAATAACTAGTTACAAAGCTGATCAAGTAGGTATTCAATGGATTTCAAAATTTGCAACAAATTATGTGAAACTTCAGAAACTTAATAATTTTGATAAAAGAATTTGTTTAGTAATAAGTAATTATCCAGTAAAGAACGGAAGAATCGGTAATGGCGTTGGTCTAAATACACCATCTTCAATAATAAATATTCTTAATTGGTTAAAAGAAGAAGGTTATGACCTTGGATCTTGTAATTATCCTCAGGATTCTTCGGAATTAATGTCAATGCTTATAAAAACTAGAACTAATGATATTGAGTCTCAAAATAATAAACCATTAGATTACTTACCACTTAGTGAATATATAAAATATTGGAATTATTTAGAACTTGATCCCAAAAATATTATTGTTAATCGTTGGGGTAAACCATCTGATGCGATCGATCTAGATAATAAAGGCTTCTCAATAAATGGTCTTAGATTTGGAAAAATAACATTATTGATTCAACCTCAACGAGGTTATGACGCTTTTACTGATAGAGATATTCATTCTCCCGATCTTCCACCTCCCCATAGATATTTAGCACAATATTTTTGGATTGAAAAAGTTTTTGATGCAAATGCTATGTGCCATATTGGTAAACATGGGACTGTTGAATGGTTACCTGGCAAATCTATAGGTCTCAGCAATAAATGTTTTCCAAATATTATTTGTCCAGCAATACCAAACATATATCCCTTTATCGTAAATGATCCTGGAGAAGGATCCCAAGCTAAAAGAAGAACCGCTGCCACAATTATTGATCATTTAACCCCTCCTTTGGATAGGTCAGAATTATATGGAAAATATTCAATATTAGAAAATTATTTAGACGAATATTTTGAAGCAAAATTATTAAATTCTAATCGGATTGAAATAATAGAAAAATCCATTTATGAATTAATTAAAAAAGATTTTAGCGAAATTACTTTAAAGAATAAAAATAATCAAATAGAAGAAATTGATTCCTTTCTTTGTAAAATTAAAGAATCTCAAATTAGGACAGGTTTGCATATTTTTGGCAATAGGCATAACGACATTAATGAAATAAATTTATTCTTGTGTATTGCTAGAGTACCAAACGCCAACCGAATTGGTGTTATTCAATATATAGCAAAACATTTAAAACTAGATTTGAATCCTTGGACAAATCAATATGATCAGATGTTAAGTGAAAAGGATAAAAAAATATTATTGACTTTTTCCAACAAAAACATTTTAAACTTTAGAATGGCTATTGATTTTTTGGAAGAACAAGCAAAGTATTTAATATATTTATTTTTTTACAAAAAGAATAACAATATAAAAAATCTAGAAAAATATAAAAATCAGAAAATAATAGACTATTTCTTTAATGAAAAAAAACATAATAAGTATTTTTTATTATTAAAAAAAGAGATTCTATATCCAATCATTAATTCTTCATATAATGAGAAATTATCATTTATTAATTCATTAAATGGACAATATGTAAAGAGTGGTCCATCTGGAGCCCCTACGAGAGGGAAAACTGAAGCTTTACCCACTGGTAAAAATTTCTTTTCAGTTGATTCGAGAGGACTGCCAACTGAATCAGCATGGAGTGTTGGCTGCCAATCCGCTTCACAAATACTTGATTTATACAAACAAGATAATGGAGAAGATTTAAAAAATATAGCAATATCTGTATGGGCAACATCCACAATGAGAAATGGTGGTGAGGAAATTTGTCAAATATTAAATTTATTAGGAGTACAGCCTATTTGGGATGGGCCTTCAAGAAGAGTAATAGATCTAGAAATCATTCCTTTATCTGTTCTCGAAAGACCAAGGGTTGATGTTACTTTAAGGATTTCGGGAATGTTTAGAGATGCATTTCCACAGTTAGTTAAATTAACTTCAAAAGCAATAAATCTTGTTTCTAATCTTAATGAGGATGATAAATTTAACCCTCTTGCTGGGGCATTAAGGGATGGTGATTCAATTAATCGTATATTTGGGTCAGCGCCAGGTTCATATGGAGCTGGTCTGCAAGAACTAATTTCAAATTCTAATTGGGAAAATATTGATGATTTTGGGGAATCTTTTCTTAATTGGAGTAAGTGGATTTACAGTGATAATCTTGAACCTATAGAGGATAAAAAATCATTAGAAAATGCTCTTAAAAATGTGCAGTTAGTTGTTCATAACCAAGATAATAAGGAACATGATATTTTAGATTCTGATGATTATTATCAGTTTCAGGGTGGATTATCTTCAGCAGTAAAAAAATTGAGCGGTAAATTACCTGAAATGTATCATGGTGATTTATCTAAATTCGGATTATCTAAAATTTCAAAATTACAAGATGAAATTAATAAAGTTGTTATATCAAGAATACTTAATCCTAAATGGATAAATGGAATGAAGGATAATGGTTATAAAGGTGCGTTTGAATTTTCAGCGACAATAGATTACTTATATGCTTTTGATGCTTCTACTGAAGTAGTATCAGATTGGTGTTATGAGGAAGTTTATAAATCATGGTTATGTGATCGGGATCTAAGGAATTTCTTTCTAGAGAATAATCCATGGGCTTTAAGAGATATTGCACAAAGATTTCTTGAAATTGTCAATAGAAAAATGTGGAATAATTGTTCTTATGATGTCATTGAAAATTTAAAGAAAATAATTATTAATACTGATTCAATAATTGAAAAAAACGAATTCTGA
- a CDS encoding branched-chain amino acid transaminase, producing MHEFLPYAWFEGKCIPFKEAKISIATHALHYGTAAFGGMRAIPNPTNKEEFLLFRTDKHIKRLSQSAKLLLTEISEEYIFKALEEVIKRNKPEKPIYIRPFVYTSDLGIAPRLHNIETDFFIYCIELGDYLSPDGVSCRMSSWTRQEDRSLPLRGKISGAYITSSLAKTEASLSGFDEALLLNSSGKVSEASGMNLFIVRNGDLITPGVDQDILEGITRASVIELAKSFGIDVIERPVDKTELLIADEVFLTGTAAKITPVKIIESTELNVKRPIMNKLKSKLIEITEGRSQDYDNWVTRISLK from the coding sequence ATGCATGAATTTCTTCCATACGCCTGGTTCGAAGGTAAATGTATTCCATTTAAAGAAGCAAAAATATCAATAGCTACTCATGCACTACATTACGGTACCGCTGCATTTGGAGGAATGCGAGCGATACCTAACCCAACAAACAAAGAAGAATTCCTTTTGTTTAGAACTGATAAACATATAAAAAGATTATCTCAAAGTGCAAAATTACTCTTAACTGAAATTTCTGAAGAATATATTTTTAAAGCCTTAGAAGAAGTTATAAAAAGAAACAAGCCTGAAAAACCTATTTATATAAGACCATTTGTATATACAAGCGATTTAGGTATAGCTCCAAGGTTACATAATATTGAAACAGATTTCTTTATTTATTGTATTGAACTAGGAGATTATCTATCCCCAGATGGTGTTTCTTGTAGAATGAGTAGTTGGACAAGACAAGAAGATAGATCTCTCCCCTTAAGAGGAAAAATAAGTGGAGCATATATTACTAGTTCATTAGCCAAAACAGAAGCTAGTTTATCGGGTTTTGATGAAGCCTTGCTATTAAATTCAAGTGGTAAGGTAAGCGAAGCTAGTGGTATGAATTTATTTATTGTAAGGAATGGAGACTTAATCACTCCTGGTGTTGATCAAGATATCCTTGAGGGGATTACTAGAGCTAGTGTAATTGAATTAGCAAAATCATTTGGAATAGATGTAATTGAGAGGCCTGTTGATAAAACAGAATTATTAATAGCAGATGAAGTTTTTCTAACTGGTACAGCAGCAAAAATTACACCAGTTAAAATAATTGAATCAACTGAATTAAATGTTAAAAGACCAATAATGAATAAATTAAAAAGTAAACTTATAGAAATAACAGAAGGTCGTTCTCAAGACTATGATAATTGGGTAACAAGAATTTCACTAAAATAA
- a CDS encoding DUF4922 domain-containing protein has translation MSLEIYWKKALEQTRLSIDDESLYPLKTDIITRDLYEKDDFIIRKLDTSKFNKRKIYGPKQNPFCPWEKILEIDKIGDNHQLILNKYPVQKGHILLITNEWKPQNGWLDIKDWRAIQQVNKDTSGLWFFNSSPIAGASQPHRHFQLLRRSKGEKSCPREKWFLEMNSYQDLDSKLKKNIVVSKFNFLENPSCLFEYYLELCKKLGLGDPISDKKPIYPYNILITNKWIAIIKRKNDHIHGFSINGLGFAGYLLVTENSNINYLKKFGPEKLLESFV, from the coding sequence ATGAGTTTAGAAATATATTGGAAAAAAGCCCTAGAACAAACTCGATTATCAATTGATGATGAATCATTATATCCTCTCAAAACTGATATTATTACAAGAGATTTATATGAAAAAGACGACTTCATAATTAGGAAACTCGATACTTCAAAATTTAATAAAAGAAAAATTTATGGTCCTAAGCAAAATCCATTTTGTCCTTGGGAAAAGATACTAGAAATTGATAAAATTGGTGATAATCATCAATTAATATTAAATAAGTACCCTGTACAAAAAGGTCATATTTTACTTATTACAAATGAATGGAAACCTCAAAATGGATGGTTAGATATTAAAGATTGGAGAGCGATCCAACAAGTTAATAAAGATACTAGTGGATTATGGTTTTTCAATAGTTCTCCAATTGCGGGAGCAAGTCAACCTCACAGGCATTTTCAACTTCTGCGTAGATCGAAAGGTGAGAAATCATGCCCTAGAGAAAAGTGGTTTTTAGAGATGAACTCATATCAAGATCTAGATAGTAAGCTTAAAAAAAATATTGTTGTATCCAAATTTAATTTTTTAGAAAATCCATCATGTCTTTTTGAATATTACTTAGAATTATGCAAGAAATTAGGACTTGGGGACCCTATTAGTGATAAGAAACCGATATATCCTTACAACATTTTAATAACTAATAAATGGATCGCCATTATAAAAAGAAAAAATGATCATATTCATGGTTTCAGTATTAATGGTTTAGGATTTGCAGGATATTTATTAGTAACTGAAAATTCAAATATTAATTATTTAAAGAAATTTGGCCCTGAAAAACTTCTAGAAAGTTTTGTTTGA
- a CDS encoding DUF2237 family protein has protein sequence MTINNQNQLNVLGEEIEICSCAPMTGWFRDGFCNYDKNDGGNHSICCVMDDNFLKYSKSQGNDLITPMPIYSFPGLKDGDHWCICLDRWKQALLDGLAPKVILESTNIVVLESVPLEKLKEYQFNKK, from the coding sequence ATGACCATAAATAATCAAAATCAGTTAAATGTCCTTGGAGAAGAAATTGAAATTTGTAGTTGCGCACCTATGACAGGGTGGTTCAGGGATGGATTTTGCAACTATGACAAAAATGATGGAGGGAATCATTCCATATGTTGTGTAATGGATGATAATTTCCTGAAATATAGTAAATCACAAGGTAATGATTTAATAACTCCCATGCCTATTTATTCCTTCCCAGGACTAAAGGATGGTGATCATTGGTGTATTTGTCTTGATAGGTGGAAGCAAGCATTATTAGACGGTCTTGCACCAAAAGTCATATTAGAATCAACGAATATTGTAGTCTTAGAATCAGTACCTCTGGAAAAATTGAAAGAATATCAATTTAATAAAAAGTAA
- the hemJ gene encoding protoporphyrinogen oxidase HemJ — protein sequence MAAEAYLWFKSLHIIGVIVWFSGLFYLVRLFIYHEESKNMDNELKIAFNKQYTLMEKRLANIITTPGMILALSMAICMVIMQPSWLSEKWLQIKISFVLGLVIYHSYCYKIMYSLQNGTSTISAKNLRLLNELPTLLLFIIVLLVIFKNNFPTSVATWSVVGLIIFMLASIQLYAKIRKKNENSLSNE from the coding sequence TTGGCAGCTGAAGCATATCTCTGGTTTAAATCACTTCACATTATTGGTGTAATCGTTTGGTTCTCGGGACTTTTTTATTTAGTAAGACTTTTTATCTATCATGAAGAATCTAAAAATATGGATAATGAATTAAAAATTGCCTTTAATAAACAATACACCTTGATGGAAAAAAGGCTGGCGAATATAATCACAACACCTGGGATGATATTAGCTTTAAGTATGGCTATATGCATGGTTATTATGCAACCAAGTTGGTTAAGTGAGAAGTGGTTGCAAATTAAAATTTCTTTTGTTTTAGGATTAGTAATTTATCATTCTTATTGTTACAAAATAATGTATTCATTACAAAATGGTACTTCAACCATTTCAGCAAAAAACCTTAGATTATTAAATGAATTGCCTACTTTATTATTATTTATAATTGTACTTTTAGTTATTTTTAAAAATAATTTTCCAACTAGTGTTGCTACATGGAGCGTAGTTGGACTAATTATTTTCATGTTGGCTTCAATACAATTATATGCAAAGATTAGAAAGAAAAATGAGAATTCATTAAGTAATGAATAG
- a CDS encoding PHP domain-containing protein has translation MNREDLVKLTSNINKNSCPKNINFHCHTKFSDGSLEPYELLEQAYKNNLKFLSITDHHTIKAHEYIKKNNILKNYPKDSFTLISGIEINCLILGCLVHVIGLGIDIKSKYLNPYILGESPIGNDLNIKSVIKAINLAGGLSFLAHPARYRIPFYKLIPEAKIQGIDGIEVWYDYELNEVWNPSLFVCSEIDKLADKYSMLKTCGTDSHGLSLLGR, from the coding sequence ATGAATAGGGAAGACTTAGTAAAATTAACTTCCAATATTAATAAAAATAGTTGTCCTAAAAATATTAATTTTCACTGTCATACAAAATTTAGTGATGGAAGTTTAGAACCATATGAACTTTTAGAACAAGCTTATAAAAATAACTTGAAATTTTTATCAATAACCGATCATCATACAATTAAAGCTCATGAATATATAAAAAAAAATAATATACTAAAAAATTATCCTAAAGATTCTTTTACATTAATTTCGGGAATAGAAATTAATTGTTTAATTCTAGGATGTTTAGTACATGTAATTGGATTGGGAATAGATATAAAAAGTAAATACCTAAATCCCTACATCCTTGGAGAGTCTCCAATAGGTAATGATTTAAATATTAAATCAGTTATTAAAGCAATAAATTTAGCTGGTGGTTTATCATTTCTTGCACATCCAGCGAGATACAGGATTCCCTTTTATAAATTAATTCCAGAGGCCAAAATACAAGGTATTGATGGAATAGAGGTTTGGTACGATTATGAACTTAATGAAGTATGGAATCCTAGTTTATTTGTATGTTCAGAAATAGATAAATTAGCAGATAAATATTCAATGCTAAAAACATGCGGAACAGATAGTCATGGACTTTCACTATTAGGCAGATAA